The DNA region TTTTGTGTAAAAATTCCATATATTAAGTGCCAGTATTAGATTGAGATAATCTTTAGTTCCATATGACAATGACCAATTTTTTTCATAGACTGGGAACCCAATTCCAAGTTTCTGTGCTCCGACTCATACTTAACGAATTATTTGCTATATTTCAGGTCATTTTATTTTCCGACATTCTTACTCCTTTGTCTGGTATGAACATACCATTTGATATCGTAAAAGGTAAGGGTCCTATGATATTTGACCCAATTAAATCTGCTGCTGATGTTGAGAAAGTGAGAGAATTCAATCCTGAAGAGTCAGTTCCATATGTTGGGGAAGCTTTAACTATCCTGCGTGAGGAGGTCTGACTACTCTGTTCGTTTCCGTGTATTATTATCACTGTTCGATGAAATTATCATTTATTATAACATTACACAGCATTCTACCTTATCATTTATTATAACATTACACAGCATTCTATTTGATGAACGATTGAATGATATGACTTAGTTCACAATGGAACAAAAGGAATAGAGTGAACGTCATAATTTACTTAAATGTTTCTGTCCTTTCGCTTTATGCCTTAAAAAATGTTGACCAAGAAATTCTCATTCTTTCCAGGTAAATAATGAAGCTGCGGTTCTTGGTTTTGTCGGCGCTCCTTTCACCTTGGCTTCTTATGTAGTTGAAGGAGGTTCTTCGAAGCACTTCTCAAAAATAAAGAGATTGGCTTTCTCAGAACCCAAGGTGTAGATGTTTGCTGATAGTATACCAATCTTCAACATGGTATCTGACTTATCTGAAAGAGGGATTTTGTTAGGATCTAAATCTCCTAACACAATTTATCCTGCAAATATTGACTAGTAGAAAAAGAAGAAATATTTGTttaatatgaaatgttgaataTAATCTGATAAATATCTCATCCAAGGATAGAATCTTTTTACAAGAAGAATGCACTCACTCTGGTAGAACAAAACACAATAAACATGAATGAATACCCATCTCCTTCTGTCCCGGCTAATTTATATTATTGCCTCCTAATCCCTTTCCTCTTCTCCAAGTTATTGGTTCTAGAATTCTCTTGACCCTATTTATCCAGGCTCGTGATAATAACTCCATCATTACTTATCCAGCCCAATTTTCTGAAGTACCTAACAGATTTTAATTTGCTTTTAAAACACTGGACGACTTTCATTAGTTTTCCAACTGTGTTAGAGAGTATTCCTCTTTCTGAAGGGTGTTCTCTAGCACACAACAGATTTTGATCTAATACTCATGAACCAGAGTCTAAGAAAATGGTGATGATGAATGGCTACTGGATTTTAGGCAATTCACTTTATTCTACTTGTTGAAGAACACTGTTTTTTGCTACAATTCCACCTGTTCTGATTGATAAGGTGGGATGATTCTCGAACTTAATAGGCAGTGTCTTGAATTTGAGTTATCTTCTTGTGTTTATGACCTATTGATGCTCTTGTTGGGAATTGTGCTATGGAAAGGACTACCTAATAAGGATTATGATCTAGTTAGTCAAATTATAACGTGGCCTATGTTCACATCATAGTTTAGATTAAGGTATGTATGTTGAATAATGATAGATGAGTGAAAATCCTCTAGATTGGGAGGTCTTCGGCTTCTCAAATCTCAATATTACAATCATGCATTGGCTCTGTGATGAATGATGAatttgttgataaattttaGAAGCTCTTCTACCTTAAATGCTTGTCTTTTGGTCTTGGGTTTTCATCTTGAGCTTATGGTTACAAGGTTATCTATATCTCGGTGCTTTCCAACCAAGGAATATGTGTACCGAGTATTGATCAATTACTCATTTAACTTGTGCTTTGAATATAGGTCCTTCGTGCACTACTTCAAAAATTTGCAATCTCCATGGCGAAATATATTCAGTACCAAGCAGACAAGGGAGCTCAAGCcgttcagatattcgattcttGGGCCACAGAACTTAGCCCCGTAGATTTCGAAGAGTTCAGTCTACCTTACCTGAAACAAATAGTAGACACTGTGAAACTCACCCATCCCGAATTCCCACTAATTCTTTATGCCAGTGGATCAGGTGGCCTAATTGAGAGACTACCACTAACCGGTGTAGATGTTGTTAGCTTGGATTGGACAGTGGACATGGCTGAGGGAAGGCGTCGACTTGGCTCCAACGTGGCAGTTCAGGGTAATGTGGATCCTGGTGTTCTTTTTGGCTCAAAAGAATTCATCACTGACCGTATACATGATACTGTGAAAAAAGCTGGTAGAGGGAAACATATACTGAATCTTGGACATGGCATCGTAGTAGGTACGCCTGAGGAAAATGTTGCTCATTTCTTCGAAGTTGCTAAAGGTCTTAGGTACTAGACATAGGTACAAGGATCGAGGATGGGTTGTGTTCGGACCGGCTTTTTTGTAGGATTATTTGATTCGTTTTTCTGCATTTTTGCTATTTTAATGCAGCTTGGATATGGGAAGAGTTTACCGGAAGATTATGGCTATTGCTATTTTGATTGTGAACccatgtattttattttgtgtaaCATTTAACTGTGAAATTTAGTTGTTTTTTCTAAATATTTCCAGGTTCAGGTTTGGCCAACCATTTCTTCCCTTGACATGCAATGTGTGCATATGTATGAAAAGTTTTAGtgctaaatatttttttgttattgaataattttttgttacttttaaatttatggttttttactataatttttttaatgccaGTAGTTATAGGATCatgtaaaaatttaaaagtttagatgaagattaaaatataaattagtaatttaaaaatatttgaaaacttTTGAGATGTGATagttatatttgtttttttttaatgaaactaTTTCCATTAATAAGATAAAAAGAGTAATAATACAATCCAACAAATTTTACCTAATAAAACTAACTACGTAAACTGCAATTAAGTTACATCAATAGAACTTGGAAAACATCCAAGCAAGAGGATCTCGATCTTCTTAATTGTTGCATCAATATCTAGTTTCTCATTATCAAACATGATTCTGTTTCTTGCATTCCAGACATGGTAAACCGTAGCTGCAAGAGCCAAGCATCTCATCTTTGCCAACGTCGAGCTCCCTCGATACACACCTCTAAATGCCTTGAGTACCACCGTTTTTGAGCCCATGATTTTTTTCATGCCAAGCCAGTGACGAATTCCATTCCAAATACGCGCAGAAATCGGGCACATGAAGAACAAATGCGACATGTTTTCATCAGCAACATTACACAACATTGAGTCAATTCTGCTGACTGATCAAGAACACTATGATAAGCTGTCAAAGTCCTGCCATGCTGAATCGTGATCCAATGAAGCACATTTGAGCTCTTTATATAAAGGATTCTTGTGCAGGAGAATCGTCTTT from Primulina tabacum isolate GXHZ01 chromosome 14, ASM2559414v2, whole genome shotgun sequence includes:
- the LOC142524275 gene encoding uroporphyrinogen decarboxylase, chloroplastic — translated: MACVYGCSVSSISAKFNFNPLSNKKPRFICSVAGAVAEPKAINATEPLLLDAVRGKEVERPPVWLMRQAGRYMKSYQTLCEKYPSFRERSENVDLVVEISLQPWKVFRPDGVILFSDILTPLSGMNIPFDIVKGKGPMIFDPIKSAADVEKVREFNPEESVPYVGEALTILREEVNNEAAVLGFVGAPFTLASYVVEGGSSKHFSKIKRLAFSEPKVLRALLQKFAISMAKYIQYQADKGAQAVQIFDSWATELSPVDFEEFSLPYLKQIVDTVKLTHPEFPLILYASGSGGLIERLPLTGVDVVSLDWTVDMAEGRRRLGSNVAVQGNVDPGVLFGSKEFITDRIHDTVKKAGRGKHILNLGHGIVVGTPEENVAHFFEVAKGLRY